CGCTGGCGACCACGATCGTGCTCTCCCTCGCGGTCGGTCTGCCCGCGGGGCTGGCGCACCTCCTGCTGGTCGCGGCCGGGTGGGCCTACAACCTCGGGCTGAAGTCGACCCTCCTCTCGTGGCTGCCCTACGCGGTCGCCTTCGGGGGGCTGCCGGCGTTCGTCTGGCTCGCCGGCGCCCTCGACCCGCCCCTGTGGGGCGTGGGCGCCGGAGCCCTGCTGGGCGTCGGGGCGCACCTGCTCAACGTGCTGCCCGACCTCGAGGACGATGCGCGCACCGGCGTCCGCGGGCTCCCGCACCGACTGGGCCCCCGGCTGGTGCCCGTGGTGGCGGTCGCCGTGCTGGTCACCGCGAGCGCCGTGATCGCCGCCGGCGCCCCGGACCTGCGTGGCTGGGTGCTGGCGCTGGGGGCGCTGCTGGTGGTGGGGCTCGCCGCGGTCGCGCTGGTGCGCTCGGGGCGCGACGCCTTCCGGGCCGCGGTCGGGATCGCCCTGGTGGACGTCGTGCTGCTCGTGGTGGCCGGATGACTCCCGCGAGCAGCCACGAGCACGACCTGGTGGTCGTGGGCGCCGGCCCCGCGGGAGCAGCGGCCGCCCTGGGCGCGCTGAAAGAGGACCCGTCGCTGCGCGTGCTGCTGCTGGACCGGGCGGACTTCCCGCGCGACAAGTGCTGCGGCGACGGCATCGCACCCCACGTGCTCGACGTGCTGGCCCCGCTCGGCGCCGCCGACGTGGTGGCGGGCTGGCGCTCCCTGCAGCACCTCACGCTGTCCCGCGGGGACCGCGACGTGGCCGGGCGGATGCGCCGCGACGTCCACGTCATCCCCCGCGAGGTCTTCGACGCACGCCTGGTCGAGCGGGCCGTGGAGCGTGGCGCCGAGCTGCGCCGCCACCGTGTCTCCAAGGTCACGACCGGCCGTGCGGGGGTGCAGGTCGACGACCTGGGCGCCCCGGTCGTGGTCGGCGCCGACGGGGTGCACTCCGCCGTGCGCGGCGGCATCGGGCTCGCCCCCACCGGCCGCCGCGCCCTCGCGCTGCGCGGCTACGCCCCCACCCCGCCGGGGCGCCGCGGCCTGCAGGTGATCCGCTACGGCGAGCGCCGCCAGCCCTCCTACGCCTGGTCCTTCGACCGCGGCGACGGGCTGTCCAACGTGGGCTACGGCGAGCTGGCCGACGACCCGGGCGACAAGCCGTCACGGGCCCTGCTGCTCGAGCAGCTCGAGGAGCTGCTGCCCGGCTCCACCGCAGGCGGCACCGCGTGGCGCGGCCACCACCTGCCGCTGTCCGGGCGGCGGTGGACCCACCCCGACGGCCGCGTGCTGCTGGCCGGCGACGCCGCCGGGCTGGTCAACCCGATGACCGGCGAGGGCATCTACTACGCCGTCGCCACCGGGGCGCTGGCCGGCCGGGCCGCAGCCCGGGCGCTGCGCGCCGGCGAGCCGTACGCCGCGGGCGCGGCGTACGCGCGCGACGTACGAACGCTGCTGGCCCGCCACCTCGGGCACACCTGGGCCGCCTCGCACCTGTCGCGCCACCCCGCCGTCGTCGACGCGGGCATCCGCGCCGCGAGCCGCGACCAGGCGGTCTTCGACGACCTGGTCGAGATCGGGCTCGGCGGTGGCACGATCACGCCACGGCTCGGCCGCGGCCTGGTCGCGGGCCTGGTCACCGACGTGGCCGGC
This Nocardioides dokdonensis FR1436 DNA region includes the following protein-coding sequences:
- a CDS encoding NAD(P)/FAD-dependent oxidoreductase, whose product is MTPASSHEHDLVVVGAGPAGAAAALGALKEDPSLRVLLLDRADFPRDKCCGDGIAPHVLDVLAPLGAADVVAGWRSLQHLTLSRGDRDVAGRMRRDVHVIPREVFDARLVERAVERGAELRRHRVSKVTTGRAGVQVDDLGAPVVVGADGVHSAVRGGIGLAPTGRRALALRGYAPTPPGRRGLQVIRYGERRQPSYAWSFDRGDGLSNVGYGELADDPGDKPSRALLLEQLEELLPGSTAGGTAWRGHHLPLSGRRWTHPDGRVLLAGDAAGLVNPMTGEGIYYAVATGALAGRAAARALRAGEPYAAGAAYARDVRTLLARHLGHTWAASHLSRHPAVVDAGIRAASRDQAVFDDLVEIGLGGGTITPRLGRGLVAGLVTDVAGRRTDRRADRRAATPT
- a CDS encoding UbiA family prenyltransferase — translated: MWQRTGALLGAAHPGPALAVTVLAGLLALPADLQAGTAALVVAAVLTGQLSIGWSNDLIDVRRDRAVGRTDKPLATGELPLRLVQWCCGAALATTIVLSLAVGLPAGLAHLLLVAAGWAYNLGLKSTLLSWLPYAVAFGGLPAFVWLAGALDPPLWGVGAGALLGVGAHLLNVLPDLEDDARTGVRGLPHRLGPRLVPVVAVAVLVTASAVIAAGAPDLRGWVLALGALLVVGLAAVALVRSGRDAFRAAVGIALVDVVLLVVAG